In Scatophagus argus isolate fScaArg1 chromosome 5, fScaArg1.pri, whole genome shotgun sequence, a genomic segment contains:
- the LOC124059341 gene encoding caspase a-like isoform X2 encodes MADDLSRVRTSFVEKVSTVLISQLLDDVLLDRIVNDGEKESVLEANSTRGDRARCLIDTVRRKGNNASRMMIAHIQQRDPMLYAELGLSCGQPAQPEPPVEQEWSASLIPTTDTFWREKLNDKHVYSVTKKSIKNRVALLITNIKFANEKFNRNGAEKDEENMDKLLTSLGYKVVKYTNLTAKQIDEAIIKFSKHPELKETDSVLVVIMSHGKLGAILGVNWENETSGDASPDEFPINNIYKHLGSQKCPELMNKPKIIIIQACRGEEGGAVLVCDQADSAVLCDDIKQSGPSPSADEENIEDDTLRCVHKEKDFISLLSCTPDTVSYRQRGFGSFLIQYLVEVMHTDAHKDDIEELFRKVMHRFEDFCIQNKRQMPTKDRCSLTKRFYFFPGI; translated from the exons ATGGCAG ATGACCTTTCTCGGGTGAGGACCAGCTTTGTGGAGAAGGTGTCCACAGTACTCATCAGTCAGCTCCTGGATGATGTTTTGCTGGACCGTATCGTGAACGATGGTGAGAAGGAGTCGGTGCTCGAGGCGAACAGTACCAGAGGAGACAGGGCTCGCTGTCTTATTGACACCGTGAGGAGGAAAGGGAACAACGCTAGCAGGATGATGATCGCCCACATTCAGCAAAGAGACCCCATGCTTTACGCTGAACTGGGTCTGTCCTGTGGTCAGCCCGCTCAGCCAG AGCCCCCAGTGGAGCAGGAATGGTCGGCCTCGCTCATCCCCACCACTGATACATTCTGGAGGGAGAAACTGAATGATAAACAT GTTTACTCTGTAACCAAAAAGTCCATTAAGAATCGTGTGGCCCTGCTAATCACTAATATAAAGTTCGCTAATGAGAAGTTCAACAGAAATGGTGCtgagaaagatgaggagaaCATGGATAAACTGCTCACTAGTCTGGGCTACAAGGTGGTGAAATACACAAACCTCACAGCTAAG CAAATCGACGAAGCTATAATTAAGTTCTCTAAACACCCGGAACTCAAAGAGACGGACAGCGTGTTGGTGGTTATCATGTCTCATGGGAAACTGGGAGCTATTCTTGGAGTCAACTGGGAAAATGAGACATCTGGTGATGCGAGCCCAGATGAATTCCCCATCAACAACATCTACAAACACTTGGGCTCACAGAAATGTCCCGAGCTTATGAATAAACCAAAGATCATCATCATCCAGGCCTGCAGAGGAG aggagggaggagcgGTGCTCGTTTGTGATCAAGCAgactcagctgtgctttgtgacGATATAAAACAGTCGGGTCCATCGCCGTCTGCTGATGAAGAAAACATCGAGGATGATACTTTGCGCTGTGTACACAAGGAAAAGGActtcatttctcttctttcctgcACCCCTG ATACTGTCTCATATAGACAAAGAGGTTTTGGGTCTTTTCTCATCCAGTATTTGGTTGAGGTGATGCATACGGATGCACATAAGGATGACATTGAGGAACTTTTCAGAAAA GTCATGCATCGCTTTGAAGACTTTTGCATTcagaacaaaagacagatgCCAACCAAAGACAGATGCTCTCTGACAAAGCGCTTCTACTTCTTCCCAGGCATCTGA
- the LOC124059341 gene encoding caspase a-like isoform X1, with product MEHKTENFNKQNYDLSRVRTSFVEKVSTVLISQLLDDVLLDRIVNDGEKESVLEANSTRGDRARCLIDTVRRKGNNASRMMIAHIQQRDPMLYAELGLSCGQPAQPEPPVEQEWSASLIPTTDTFWREKLNDKHVYSVTKKSIKNRVALLITNIKFANEKFNRNGAEKDEENMDKLLTSLGYKVVKYTNLTAKQIDEAIIKFSKHPELKETDSVLVVIMSHGKLGAILGVNWENETSGDASPDEFPINNIYKHLGSQKCPELMNKPKIIIIQACRGEEGGAVLVCDQADSAVLCDDIKQSGPSPSADEENIEDDTLRCVHKEKDFISLLSCTPDTVSYRQRGFGSFLIQYLVEVMHTDAHKDDIEELFRKVMHRFEDFCIQNKRQMPTKDRCSLTKRFYFFPGI from the exons ATGGAGCACAAGACAGaaaattttaacaaacaaaatt ATGACCTTTCTCGGGTGAGGACCAGCTTTGTGGAGAAGGTGTCCACAGTACTCATCAGTCAGCTCCTGGATGATGTTTTGCTGGACCGTATCGTGAACGATGGTGAGAAGGAGTCGGTGCTCGAGGCGAACAGTACCAGAGGAGACAGGGCTCGCTGTCTTATTGACACCGTGAGGAGGAAAGGGAACAACGCTAGCAGGATGATGATCGCCCACATTCAGCAAAGAGACCCCATGCTTTACGCTGAACTGGGTCTGTCCTGTGGTCAGCCCGCTCAGCCAG AGCCCCCAGTGGAGCAGGAATGGTCGGCCTCGCTCATCCCCACCACTGATACATTCTGGAGGGAGAAACTGAATGATAAACAT GTTTACTCTGTAACCAAAAAGTCCATTAAGAATCGTGTGGCCCTGCTAATCACTAATATAAAGTTCGCTAATGAGAAGTTCAACAGAAATGGTGCtgagaaagatgaggagaaCATGGATAAACTGCTCACTAGTCTGGGCTACAAGGTGGTGAAATACACAAACCTCACAGCTAAG CAAATCGACGAAGCTATAATTAAGTTCTCTAAACACCCGGAACTCAAAGAGACGGACAGCGTGTTGGTGGTTATCATGTCTCATGGGAAACTGGGAGCTATTCTTGGAGTCAACTGGGAAAATGAGACATCTGGTGATGCGAGCCCAGATGAATTCCCCATCAACAACATCTACAAACACTTGGGCTCACAGAAATGTCCCGAGCTTATGAATAAACCAAAGATCATCATCATCCAGGCCTGCAGAGGAG aggagggaggagcgGTGCTCGTTTGTGATCAAGCAgactcagctgtgctttgtgacGATATAAAACAGTCGGGTCCATCGCCGTCTGCTGATGAAGAAAACATCGAGGATGATACTTTGCGCTGTGTACACAAGGAAAAGGActtcatttctcttctttcctgcACCCCTG ATACTGTCTCATATAGACAAAGAGGTTTTGGGTCTTTTCTCATCCAGTATTTGGTTGAGGTGATGCATACGGATGCACATAAGGATGACATTGAGGAACTTTTCAGAAAA GTCATGCATCGCTTTGAAGACTTTTGCATTcagaacaaaagacagatgCCAACCAAAGACAGATGCTCTCTGACAAAGCGCTTCTACTTCTTCCCAGGCATCTGA
- the LOC124059341 gene encoding caspase a-like isoform X3, translated as MEHKTENFNKQNYDLSRVRTSFVEKVSTVLISQLLDDVLLDRIVNDGEKESVLEANSTRGDRARCLIDTVRRKGNNASRMMIAHIQQRDPMLYAELGLSCGQPAQPEPPVEQEWSASLIPTTDTFWREKLNDKHVYSVTKKSIKNRVALLITNIKFANEKFNRNGAEKDEENMDKLLTSLGYKVVKYTNLTAKQIDEAIIKFSKHPELKETDSVLVVIMSHGKLGAILGVNWENETSGDASPDEFPINNIYKHLGSQKCPELMNKPKIIIIQACRGEEGGAVLVCDQADSAVLCDDIKQSGPSPSADEENIEDDTLRCVHKEKDFISLLSCTPGG; from the exons ATGGAGCACAAGACAGaaaattttaacaaacaaaatt ATGACCTTTCTCGGGTGAGGACCAGCTTTGTGGAGAAGGTGTCCACAGTACTCATCAGTCAGCTCCTGGATGATGTTTTGCTGGACCGTATCGTGAACGATGGTGAGAAGGAGTCGGTGCTCGAGGCGAACAGTACCAGAGGAGACAGGGCTCGCTGTCTTATTGACACCGTGAGGAGGAAAGGGAACAACGCTAGCAGGATGATGATCGCCCACATTCAGCAAAGAGACCCCATGCTTTACGCTGAACTGGGTCTGTCCTGTGGTCAGCCCGCTCAGCCAG AGCCCCCAGTGGAGCAGGAATGGTCGGCCTCGCTCATCCCCACCACTGATACATTCTGGAGGGAGAAACTGAATGATAAACAT GTTTACTCTGTAACCAAAAAGTCCATTAAGAATCGTGTGGCCCTGCTAATCACTAATATAAAGTTCGCTAATGAGAAGTTCAACAGAAATGGTGCtgagaaagatgaggagaaCATGGATAAACTGCTCACTAGTCTGGGCTACAAGGTGGTGAAATACACAAACCTCACAGCTAAG CAAATCGACGAAGCTATAATTAAGTTCTCTAAACACCCGGAACTCAAAGAGACGGACAGCGTGTTGGTGGTTATCATGTCTCATGGGAAACTGGGAGCTATTCTTGGAGTCAACTGGGAAAATGAGACATCTGGTGATGCGAGCCCAGATGAATTCCCCATCAACAACATCTACAAACACTTGGGCTCACAGAAATGTCCCGAGCTTATGAATAAACCAAAGATCATCATCATCCAGGCCTGCAGAGGAG aggagggaggagcgGTGCTCGTTTGTGATCAAGCAgactcagctgtgctttgtgacGATATAAAACAGTCGGGTCCATCGCCGTCTGCTGATGAAGAAAACATCGAGGATGATACTTTGCGCTGTGTACACAAGGAAAAGGActtcatttctcttctttcctgcACCCCTGGTGGGTAA
- the LOC124059339 gene encoding rab5 GDP/GTP exchange factor-like isoform X1, with protein sequence MMSQRRGIHLDQSELLCKKGCGFYGNTAWQGLCSKCWREENQREKQKQIQEDWALAERLQREEEEAYASRHQKAQSQSTITPFNKFEERKTKEKSSKVHTVTKFFTPSTKTPPKKDTAPFDSQSSPSPSSSASRHPSVDSDHATREFIDFLKPLKSGREIFKQCRAFTESMVYKRFLVQDMGADELSECVQDFYQNLSERLQTQFKGSSDHVESVMDEVEKYMMTRLYKEVFCPETTDDEKKDLAIQKRIRALHWVTIEMLCVPVDEEIPEVSDSVVKAITDVIEMDSKRVPKDKLACITRCSKHIFNAIKVSKKEAASADDFLPTLIYIVLKANPPRLQSNIQYITRFCNPSRLMTGEDGYYFTNLCCAVAFIEKLDGQSLNMSSEEFELYMSGQASPHWPQATGPSSCSPGSAALNQVHKRLDLLTGLGERQERVMEKARQLECDLIDWTDEVEQKVQSVLESFPTETPNPPATTDSGTTAAASSAIDADNVENELLPPPLQPQVFAG encoded by the exons ATGATGAGCCAGCGGCGTGGGATCCATctggaccaatcagagctgcTCTGCAAGAAAGGATGTGGTTTTTATGGCAACACTGCTTGGCAGGGCCTGTGTTCGAAGTGCTGGCGAGAGGAAAATCAAcgagaaaagcaaaaacagattCAGGAAGACTGGGCACTTGCTGAGAG gctgcagagagaggaagaggaagcatATGCAAGCAGACACCAGAAAGCCCAATCACAGTCTACCATCACACCCTTCAACAAgtttgaagagagaaaaactaaGGAAAAGTCTAGCAAAGTCCACACAGTGACAAAGTTTTTCACTCCTTCCACAAAAACCCCACCGAAAAAAG ATACTGCACCCTTTGATTCACAGTCCAGCCCAAGCCCCAGCTCCTCTGCAAGTCGTCACCCCTCTGTGGACAGTGACCATGCAACGCGAGAGTTCATTGATTTTCTCAAGCCCCTCAAGTCTGGCAGGGAGATCTTCAAACAGTGCCGTGCCTTCACTGAGAGCATGGTCTATAAGCGG TTTCTTGTTCAGGACATGGGCGCTGATGAGctgtcagagtgtgtgcagGACTTCTACCAGAACCTCTCTGAACGCCTCCAGACCCAGTTCAAAG GCTCATCAGATCATGTGGAGAGTGTTATGGATGAAGTGGAGAAGTATATGATGACTCGTCTCTACAAGGAAGTCTTCTGTCCTGAGACGACAGATGACGAGAAGAAAGACTTGGCCATTCAGAAGAGAATCAG aGCCTTGCATTGGGTCACCATTGAGATGCTGTGTGTTCCTGTAGATGAGGAGATCCCTGAGGTGTCTGACAGCGTAGTCAAAGCCATCACGG ATGTGATTGAAATGGATTCAAAGCGTGTGCCCAAGGACAAGCTGGCGTGCATCACTCGCTGCAGCAAGCACATCTTCAACGCCATTAAAGTCAGCAAAAAAGAGGCTGCGTCTGCGGATGACTTCCTTCCCACGCTCATCTACATTGTACTGAAAGCAAACCCTCCGAGACTGCAGTCCAACATCCAGTATATCACCCGCTTCTGCAACCCCAGCAGACTCATGACTGGAGAGGATGGCTACTACTTCACTAATCTG TGTTGTGCAGTGGCCTTCATTGAGAAGCTGGACGGCCAGTCTCTGAACATGAGCTCTGAGGAGTTTGAGCTCTACATGTCTGGTCAGGCGTCCCCCCACTGGCCACAGGCCACGGGACCTTCCTCCTGCTCCCCAGGCAGTGCAGCTCTCAATCAGGTCCACAAACGACTGGACCTGCTAACAGGCCTCGGGGAAAGGCAGGAGCGGGTCATGGAGAAAGCTCGCCAGCTGGAGTGTGACCTTATCGATTGGACAGACGAAGTGGAGCAGAAGGTGCAGAGCGTTCTGGAGAGCTTTCCAACAGAGACCCCAAACCCTCCTGCAACCACAGATAGTGGGACAACTGCTGCAGCATCATCAGCAATCGACGCTGATAATGTTGAGAATGAGCTCCTGCCCCCTCCGCTGCAACCGCAAGTGTTTGCTGGATGA
- the LOC124059339 gene encoding rab5 GDP/GTP exchange factor-like isoform X2 produces the protein MMSQRRGIHLDQSELLCKKGCGFYGNTAWQGLCSKCWREENQREKQKQIQEDWALAERLQREEEEAYASRHQKAQSQSTITPFNKFEERKTKEKSSKVHTVTKFFTPSTKTPPKKDTAPFDSQSSPSPSSSASRHPSVDSDHATREFIDFLKPLKSGREIFKQCRAFTESMVYKRDMGADELSECVQDFYQNLSERLQTQFKGSSDHVESVMDEVEKYMMTRLYKEVFCPETTDDEKKDLAIQKRIRALHWVTIEMLCVPVDEEIPEVSDSVVKAITDVIEMDSKRVPKDKLACITRCSKHIFNAIKVSKKEAASADDFLPTLIYIVLKANPPRLQSNIQYITRFCNPSRLMTGEDGYYFTNLCCAVAFIEKLDGQSLNMSSEEFELYMSGQASPHWPQATGPSSCSPGSAALNQVHKRLDLLTGLGERQERVMEKARQLECDLIDWTDEVEQKVQSVLESFPTETPNPPATTDSGTTAAASSAIDADNVENELLPPPLQPQVFAG, from the exons ATGATGAGCCAGCGGCGTGGGATCCATctggaccaatcagagctgcTCTGCAAGAAAGGATGTGGTTTTTATGGCAACACTGCTTGGCAGGGCCTGTGTTCGAAGTGCTGGCGAGAGGAAAATCAAcgagaaaagcaaaaacagattCAGGAAGACTGGGCACTTGCTGAGAG gctgcagagagaggaagaggaagcatATGCAAGCAGACACCAGAAAGCCCAATCACAGTCTACCATCACACCCTTCAACAAgtttgaagagagaaaaactaaGGAAAAGTCTAGCAAAGTCCACACAGTGACAAAGTTTTTCACTCCTTCCACAAAAACCCCACCGAAAAAAG ATACTGCACCCTTTGATTCACAGTCCAGCCCAAGCCCCAGCTCCTCTGCAAGTCGTCACCCCTCTGTGGACAGTGACCATGCAACGCGAGAGTTCATTGATTTTCTCAAGCCCCTCAAGTCTGGCAGGGAGATCTTCAAACAGTGCCGTGCCTTCACTGAGAGCATGGTCTATAAGCGG GACATGGGCGCTGATGAGctgtcagagtgtgtgcagGACTTCTACCAGAACCTCTCTGAACGCCTCCAGACCCAGTTCAAAG GCTCATCAGATCATGTGGAGAGTGTTATGGATGAAGTGGAGAAGTATATGATGACTCGTCTCTACAAGGAAGTCTTCTGTCCTGAGACGACAGATGACGAGAAGAAAGACTTGGCCATTCAGAAGAGAATCAG aGCCTTGCATTGGGTCACCATTGAGATGCTGTGTGTTCCTGTAGATGAGGAGATCCCTGAGGTGTCTGACAGCGTAGTCAAAGCCATCACGG ATGTGATTGAAATGGATTCAAAGCGTGTGCCCAAGGACAAGCTGGCGTGCATCACTCGCTGCAGCAAGCACATCTTCAACGCCATTAAAGTCAGCAAAAAAGAGGCTGCGTCTGCGGATGACTTCCTTCCCACGCTCATCTACATTGTACTGAAAGCAAACCCTCCGAGACTGCAGTCCAACATCCAGTATATCACCCGCTTCTGCAACCCCAGCAGACTCATGACTGGAGAGGATGGCTACTACTTCACTAATCTG TGTTGTGCAGTGGCCTTCATTGAGAAGCTGGACGGCCAGTCTCTGAACATGAGCTCTGAGGAGTTTGAGCTCTACATGTCTGGTCAGGCGTCCCCCCACTGGCCACAGGCCACGGGACCTTCCTCCTGCTCCCCAGGCAGTGCAGCTCTCAATCAGGTCCACAAACGACTGGACCTGCTAACAGGCCTCGGGGAAAGGCAGGAGCGGGTCATGGAGAAAGCTCGCCAGCTGGAGTGTGACCTTATCGATTGGACAGACGAAGTGGAGCAGAAGGTGCAGAGCGTTCTGGAGAGCTTTCCAACAGAGACCCCAAACCCTCCTGCAACCACAGATAGTGGGACAACTGCTGCAGCATCATCAGCAATCGACGCTGATAATGTTGAGAATGAGCTCCTGCCCCCTCCGCTGCAACCGCAAGTGTTTGCTGGATGA
- the LOC124059340 gene encoding uncharacterized protein LOC124059340, giving the protein MDRFISLLVLSMLPQFAVPQAASVTSFRAVAEMVSGHSKIFTGESVRLKCSVSDPHRSTWEYVWFTGSEQPLHTGEQLFLWKVRVKDSGKYYCRGVRDTVVGKIHTLQSLPVEITVDGGWAILQVPPHPSLVGDTLKVTCHLRGRAPLHEVILYKDGVEVMRQKGMNPHFYLTNLTTEDRGMYSCRASWDADARTRSVISTNTLVQVLEVLSQPVLEIEKDNDLIPAHSMKLICHHQYNAPAPAPPVHYYFYKNNKQLGTANSDNHVTVRRTPGLYSCRAKVPVLDLVRWSEPKSYGQVTGPQMLPPFLQSRGTRPVAPPISSSHWSLPHAPEPATARPSPHKSTVTAAFIQPTEVPQASGLRPSTLLSAVQSSSKIAITENVDIPEESVEMSGESGDMPKESDDVSHDSPVTVPVWQVSTHHRLVQK; this is encoded by the exons ATGGACAGGTTCATTTCCCTTCTTG ttctttcaaTGCTGCCACAGTTTGCAGTGCCTCAGG CCGCCTCTGTGACCTCCTTCAGAGCTGTAGCGGAGATGGTGTCAGGGCACTCAAAGATCTTCACTGGAGAGAGTGTCCGGCTGAAATGCAGCGTTTCTGATCCCCACAGGTCCACCTGGGAATACGTGTGGTTCACGGGATCTGAGCAACCCTTGCACACTGGTGAACAACTCTTTCTGTGGAAAGTCCGTGTTAAAGACAGTGGGAAATATTACTGCCGGGGAGTGAGGGACACAGTGGTGGGAAAAATACACACCCTCCAAAGTCTGCCTGTGGAGATCACCGTTGATG GAGGGTGGGCTATCCTGCAAGTCCCACCTCATCCCAGCCTGGTTGGAGACACCTTGAAGGTCACGTGTCACTTGCGAGGCAGAGCCCCACTTCATGAAGTGATTCTGTACAAAGACGGTGTTGAAGTTATGAGACAAAAGGGCATGAATCCACATTTCTACCTAACCAACTTGACCACGGAGGACCGAGGAATGTATTCATGTCGGGCGTCCTGGGACGCAGATGCACGTACACGCTCTGTAATTTCAACCAACACCCTAGTGCAGGTCTTAG AGGTTCTGTCGCAGCCAGTTTTGGAGATTGAGAAAGACAATGACCTGATTCCAGCACATTCGATGAAGCTCATCTGCCACCACCAATACAACGCCCCTGCTCCCGCCCCCCCAGTACACTACTATTTCTACAAGAATAATAAACAACTGGGAACAGCAAACTCTGACAACCATGTTACGGTCAGACGGACTCCGGGCCTATACAGCTGCAGGGCCAAGGTGCCTGTGTTAGACCTCGTCAGGTGGAGTGAGCCCAAAAGCTATGGACAAGTGACAG GACCACAGATGTTGCCTCCATTTCTTCAATCCAGAGGTACAAGACCTGTAGCTCCCCCAATCTCATCCTCACACTGGTCCTTGCCTCATGCACCTGAGCCAGCAACTGCCCGACCTTCTCCTCACAAATCCACTGTAACTGCTGCTTTTATTCAACCTACTGAAGTGCCTCAGGCCTCAGGTCTCAGGCCAAGTACTCTGCTATCTGCAGTCCAGTCTTCCTCCAAGATTGCTATCACAGAAAATGTCGACATACCAGAAGAATCTGTTGAAATGTCTGGAGAGTCTGGTGACATGCCCAAGGAATCTGATGATGTGTCTCATGACTCTCCAGTCACTGTCCCAGTGTGGCAAGTTAGCACCCATCACAGACTGGTGcagaaatga
- the otol1b gene encoding otolin 1b, which translates to MRTISCQLTLVAVVVVTLTVVSCAEAKTTQKPKYQYTKKPIPQITVHSPVTTSMPKTQKIGPSAKPEEPHPLPPTEKTTYPSHVFPNYYTQSTEAPGVGPENYTLDYNECYFNFCECCPPERGPRGPKGDRGLEGPPGDRGLTGAAGLPGPPGVSGPMGLKGDKGDAGSKGEKGEIGLPGVKGSSGEKGEPGLNGTAGEKGEPGKEGPVGPPGVAVESGPKGEKGDKGECGTFGERGQKGERGDPGPPGIPGVMGIPGMNGKHGSPGPVGVRGDPGPPGSQGEPGVRGSQGPQGIRGMMGPKGERGYPGMRGERGFRGFKGAKGSGVPQKRSAFSVGISPRKSFPPSGFPIRFDKVFYNEENHFNFTSNSFTCVHAGVYVFSFHITVRNQPLRATLVVNGSRRVRTRDSLYGQDIDQASTLVVLRLAVGDQVWMETFRDWNGAYASSEDDSIFSGFLLYSDKI; encoded by the exons ATGAGGACTATTTCCTGTCAGTTGACCCTCGTGGCTGTCGTGGTGGTTACACTCACTGTGGTGTCCTGTGCTGAAGCCAAGACTACACAGAAACCAAAATACCAATACACCAAGAAGCCCATCCCTCAGATCACCGTTCACAGTCCTGTGACCACCAGCATGCCCAAGACTCAAAAAATTGGGCCAAGTGCAAAACCTGAGGAGCCCCATCCGCTGCCCCCCACAGAGAAAACCACCTATCCCAGCCACGTCTTTCCAAACTACTACACACAGAGCACTGAGGCCCCTGGTGTTGGCCCTGAGAACTACACCCTGGATTACAATGAGTGTTACTTCAATTTCTGTGAGTGCTGTCCACCTGAGAGAGGCCCCAGGGGACcaaagggagacagaggacTGGAAG GGCCACCAGGTGATAGAGGCCTTACAGGAGCAGCTGGTTTACCAGGACCTCCAGGAGTGAGTGGGCCTATGGGGTTGAAAGGAGACAAAG GTGATGCAGGTTCAAAAGGTGAAAAAGGTGAAATAGGGTTGCCAGGTGTCAAAGGTAGTAGTGGTGAGAAGGGGGAACCTGGCCTCAATGGAACTGCTGGTGAGAAAGGAGAACCAGGAAAAGAGGGACCGGTTGGACCTCCAGGAGTGGCCGTTGAATCAGGCCCCAAGGGAGAAAAAGGGGATAAAGGGGAGTGTGGAACATTCggggagagaggacagaaaggTGAGCGAGGGGATCCTGGACCTCCTGGCATCCCAGGAGTGATGGGCATTCCAGGAATGAACGGAAAGCACGGTTCCCCAGGTCCTGTAGGTGTCAGAGGGGATCCAGGGCCTCCTGGATCACAAGGAGAACCAGGAGTTAGAGGATCTCAGGGACCACAAGGCATAAGAGGGATGATGGGCCCAAAAGGGGAAAGAGGTTACCCTGGAATGAGAGGGGAGCGGGGTTTTCGTGGATTCAAAGGAGCTAAGGGATCAGGAGTTCCCCAGAAACGTTCTGCCTTCAGTGTAGGAATTTCTCCAAGAAaatccttccctccctctggcTTCCCGATACGTTTCGACAAGGTCTTCTACAACGAAGAGAATCACTTCAACTTCACTTCCAACAGCTTCACATGCGTCCATGCTGGGGTTTACGTCTTCTCCTTCCACATCACTGTACGCAATCAGCCACTGCGAGCCACACTTGTGGTGAACGGGTCACGGCGTGTAAGGACAAGGGACTCTCTGTACGGTCAAGACATCGACCAGGCGTCCACTCTGGTTGTGCTGAGGCTGGCGGTGGGTGATCAAGTGTGGATGGAGACTTTTAGAGACTGGAATGGGGCATATGCCAGCAGTGAGGATGACAGTATCTTTTCTGGATTCCTGCTTTATTCAGACAAAATCTGA